The nucleotide sequence CGGCCAGTGTCATGCTCGCGGCGACCCGCAGGTGTGCCTCGTGCTGGGTGCGCAGCGCTTCGGCGCCGTCGAGGAGGCCATCGAGTTCGGACAGCACGCGGTGCGCCCAGCCCGCGATGACCCGGCCGTCGGGGGTGAGCGCGGAGCCGCGTCGCGTGCGGTCGACCAGCACCAACCCCAGCCTTCGCTCGACCGTGGACAGTCGTTTGCTCGCCGACGGCTGCGCGATCCCGAGACTGGCCGCGGCCTGCCCGATACTGCCGAGCTCGTCCACGAGCACCAGCAGGCGCAGGGAGTCCAGATCGGGTGTGGTCATAGCCCAAGTGTATGACCTACCCCCGCTATTCCCGGCTACCGAGGTCGCCCCGTCCGGGCGAGGCTCGAACCATGAGCACCACGCACGCGAGACCGACGAAGCCCTACCTGACCGCCTTCGCGATCACCGGCGCCGGAGTGGCCGCCGCGTACCTGGTCGGCACCGCTTTCCCGGTCATCAGCGCGCTCACCATCGCCGTCGTGCTCGGCATCGTCACCGGATCGCTGCCTTCGCTGTCCGACGGGACCCGGAAAGCCATCGCCGGGATCACCAAGAAGCTGCTTCGCGCCGGTGTCGTGCTGCTCGGTCTGCAACTCTCACTCCCCGCCGTCCTGGCGCTGGGGCCAGGAACCCTGGTCGCCGTCGTGCTCACCGTCGGGATCACGTTCCTCGGCACGATCGGTCTCGGCAGGCTCCTCGGCGTACCCCGCGGCCTGGGGATCCTGGTCGCGACCGGGTTCTCGATCTGCGGCGCGTCCGCCATCGCCGCCATGGAAGGCGTCGTGAAACGCGAGGACTCGGACGTCGCGACCGCGGTCGCCCTGGTCACCTTCTACGGCGGGCTCGCCATCGCCGCGGTCCCGCTCATCGGCGGCTGGCTGCGGCTCGACGCGGCAAGGATCGGCGAGTGGGCGGGCCTCAGCGTGCACGAAGTCGCGCAGGTCGTCGCTGCGGCCACCCCCGCCGGAAGTGCCGCCATCGCGGTCGCCATCGTGATCAAGCTCAGCCGGGTGGTCCTGCTGGCCCCGATGGTCGCCGCGGTCGGCGTGCACGAACGGCACCGGCCCGCCGACGGCAAGCGGCCGCCGCTGGTCCCGCTGTTCGTCCTCGGTTTCCTGGCGATGGCCGCCCTGCGCAGCACCGGGATCGTGCCGGGAGTCGCGCTCGACGTCGCCAAGGTCGCGTGCACCCTGCTGCTGGCCGGGGCGCTGTTCGGGCTGGGCTGCGCGGTCCGGATCGGCCACCTCGTCCGCACCGGGGGCCGCGCCCTGCTGCTCGGCCTGCTCTCCACCCTGCTGGTCGGGACCACGGCGCTGGTCACACTGACCGTGCTCGGCTGAGGACGGCGGCCGCGAGCAGCGCGACCACGCCTCCGGTGACCATGACGGCCGGAACGGAGACCGCGTCGACGACCAGCCCGCCGAGCAGCGCGCCCGCCGAAAGCGTCGCTTGGAACGACGAGGTGAACAGCACCGACGCCGCTTCGGGCGCGTGCGGCGCCGTCCTCGCGAACCACGTTCCCGAGCAGACCGGGACGGCACCGTAGGCGAAGCCCCAAAGCACCAGCAGCGCGAGCGCGCCCGCTTTCGTGTCGCCGAAGAACGGCAACGCGAGTGCCACGACGCCGATCGAACCCGCCGCGGCGAGGAAGGTCAGCCGGAGATCGCGGGCGATCGCCGCGCCCGCCACGAAGTTGCCGGCGATCCCGGCGGTGCCGTAGACGAACAGGAAGACGGTGATCAACTCGGGGCTCACCTGCGTCACCTGGCGCAGGAGCGGCGTGACGTAGGTGTAGGTCCCGAAGTGGGCGAGCACGATCAGCACCGTGACGAGCAGGCCGAGCCGGGTCGCCCGCTCGCGGGTCAGCCCCCGCAGGACGCCGAGCCGGGTCGCGTCCGCCGACGGCAGTGGAGGCAACGCCAACGCCAGCGCGCCGAGGACACCGATCGTGAAGACCGCCATCACCGCGAAAGCCGCCCGCCAGCCGAAAAGTTCGCCGAGGAACGTACCCGCCGGCACGCCGAGAACCGAGCCGAGCGGGACGGCGGAGAAGATCACCGCGGTCGCCCTGCCCGCGCGCCCGGGACCGACGAGCCGTTCGGCGAGCCCGGAACCGATCGCCCAGAAGGCACCGATCACCAGCCCGACCAGGACTCGCGAGGCCAACATCGCCCAATAGGCCTGCGCGGTCGCCGCGAGGACATCGGCCGAGGCCAGCACCACCATCAGCGCGCACAGCAGGATCCGGCGGTCGAGCCGTCCGGCGGCGACGGTGACGGCCGGAGCCGCGAGCGCGGCGAGGAAACCGGGCAGGGTCATGGTCAGGCCCGCCGTCCCCGGCGTGATCCGGAAGTCCTCGCCGATCGGGGTCAGGAGGCCGATCGGCAGGATCTCCGTGGTGACGAGGGAGAAGATCCCGAGCGTCACCGCGAGGACGGCGAGCCATCCCTTCAGCGGGGTCCGCGCGGAGGTGTCGAGGGTCGAAGCGGTCATGTGCTTCAGCCCATCACCACGCGGGCACCGCGGTCTGGCGGAATCGCGACGTCGATCTAGCTACGGGAGCGCTGGGTCACGACGATGCAGGCGACGACGATCAGCGCGGTCACCGGCGCGGCGGCCGGGAGGTGCTCGCCGAGCAGCAGGACCGCCCAGACCAGCGTCAGCAGCGGCTGGGCGAGCTGCAACTGGCTCGCCCGCGCGACCCCGATCTCGGCCATTCCCCGGTACCAGGCGAAGAATCCGCCGAACTGGGAGATGAGCGCGACGTACAGCAGGCCGACGATCCCCTCTCCGGTGACGTGCAGCGGTTCGGTCGCGAGACCGAAGACGGCGAACGCCCCGGTCACCGGCAGCGCCATCACCAGCGCCCACGCGATCACGTGCCAGCCGGCCATTTCCCTGGCCAGCCTGCCGCCCTCGGCGTACCCGAACGCGCACAGCACGAGCGCGCCGAACAGGAACAGGTCCGCTGTGGACAGTCCGCCGCCGCTTTGCGCGACGGTGAACACGACGACCGCGCTCGCACCGACCGCCGCGGCGAGCCAGAAGCGGCGGGACGG is from Amycolatopsis lurida and encodes:
- a CDS encoding YeiH family protein, giving the protein MSTTHARPTKPYLTAFAITGAGVAAAYLVGTAFPVISALTIAVVLGIVTGSLPSLSDGTRKAIAGITKKLLRAGVVLLGLQLSLPAVLALGPGTLVAVVLTVGITFLGTIGLGRLLGVPRGLGILVATGFSICGASAIAAMEGVVKREDSDVATAVALVTFYGGLAIAAVPLIGGWLRLDAARIGEWAGLSVHEVAQVVAAATPAGSAAIAVAIVIKLSRVVLLAPMVAAVGVHERHRPADGKRPPLVPLFVLGFLAMAALRSTGIVPGVALDVAKVACTLLLAGALFGLGCAVRIGHLVRTGGRALLLGLLSTLLVGTTALVTLTVLG
- a CDS encoding MFS transporter, whose translation is MTASTLDTSARTPLKGWLAVLAVTLGIFSLVTTEILPIGLLTPIGEDFRITPGTAGLTMTLPGFLAALAAPAVTVAAGRLDRRILLCALMVVLASADVLAATAQAYWAMLASRVLVGLVIGAFWAIGSGLAERLVGPGRAGRATAVIFSAVPLGSVLGVPAGTFLGELFGWRAAFAVMAVFTIGVLGALALALPPLPSADATRLGVLRGLTRERATRLGLLVTVLIVLAHFGTYTYVTPLLRQVTQVSPELITVFLFVYGTAGIAGNFVAGAAIARDLRLTFLAAAGSIGVVALALPFFGDTKAGALALLVLWGFAYGAVPVCSGTWFARTAPHAPEAASVLFTSSFQATLSAGALLGGLVVDAVSVPAVMVTGGVVALLAAAVLSRARSV
- a CDS encoding DMT family transporter, translated to MRLDDSAIADRAVAVRSGTALAALGVLAFSFTFPATVWALKGFDPWTATGLRSVLAALVAGTCLRLFRVPLPRRDQWRGLAVVSLGCVLAFPILTTLALTTSSTAHSAVVIGLLPLATAVISSKLTGNRPSRRFWLAAAVGASAVVVFTVAQSGGGLSTADLFLFGALVLCAFGYAEGGRLAREMAGWHVIAWALVMALPVTGAFAVFGLATEPLHVTGEGIVGLLYVALISQFGGFFAWYRGMAEIGVARASQLQLAQPLLTLVWAVLLLGEHLPAAAPVTALIVVACIVVTQRSRS